The Cetobacterium ceti DNA segment TTTAATTGTATTGATTAATCCAATTTGGAAATCATAGTTATCATCAAATAAAACAGGTACATCTAATCTTCCCATTCTTATATATACAGGTCCCTCATACTCTGCTGCTGCAAAAACCATCTTTTTTGTTTCAGTAGCATCTGCAGGAGAAAGTACTACCATTCCAGGTATACTTCTCATAAGTGAAATATCTTCTATTGATTGGTGAGAACCTCCATCCTCTCCAACAGATATTCCTGCATGTGTAGGAGCTATTTTTACATTTAATTTAGGATAAGCTACTGTATTTCTAATTTGCTCAAATGCTCTTCCTGCTGCAAACATTGCAAAAGTTGAAGCAAAAGGAATTTTTCCACAAGTTGCAAGTCCAGCTGCAGTTCCTATCATATCTGCCTCTGCAATTCCCATGTTTATATGTCTTTCAGGAAATTTATCCTGAAACATATTTGTTTTAGTAGATTTAGTTAAGTCAGCATCTAAAACTACTACATTTTTATTTAAATTTCCAAGCTCTACTAAAGCTTCTCCATAAGCTTGTCTTGTTGCTTTTTTAGCCATCTCTTTTACCTCCGCCTTAAATTTTAGCTACTCTTTCTAACTCTTTTATTGCTCTTTCAGTTTCTTCTGGTGTTGGTGCTACTCCATGGAATCCACAAACATCTTCCATAAATGAAATCCCTTTACCTTTAACTGTTTTTGCAATAATCATTGTAGGTTGTCCCTTAGTCTCTCTAGCTTTATCTAAAGCTTCTAATATTTCTTCAAAGTTATGACCATTTATTTTAATTACATTCCATCCGAAAGCTTCCCACTTTTTATCTAAAGGTTCTACTCCCATTACTTTATCTACATTCCCATCTATTTGAAGATTGTTTGAATCTATAAAGGCACAGATATTATCAAGTTTATAGTGTGCTGCTGTCATTGCTGCTTCCCAAACCTGTCCCTCTTGTAATTCTCCATCTCCCATAAGAACATATGTTCTATAAGATTGTCCAGAGATTCTAGCCGATAAAGCCATTCCATTAG contains these protein-coding regions:
- a CDS encoding transketolase family protein, with translation MAKKATRQAYGEALVELGNLNKNVVVLDADLTKSTKTNMFQDKFPERHINMGIAEADMIGTAAGLATCGKIPFASTFAMFAAGRAFEQIRNTVAYPKLNVKIAPTHAGISVGEDGGSHQSIEDISLMRSIPGMVVLSPADATETKKMVFAAAEYEGPVYIRMGRLDVPVLFDDNYDFQIGLINTIKEGTDVTIAATGLMTAKALEAAEKLAEEGISARVLNVGTIKPLDGETILKAAQETKFIVTAEEHSVIGGLGAAISEFLSETHPTLVKKIGIYDKFGQSGKALELLEKYELTAEKIISVVKENL
- a CDS encoding transketolase; this translates as MKDINLLAEKATKIRKDIVEMICAAKSGHPGGSLSAADIVTALYFSEMNVNPQEPKMENRDRFVLSKGHAAPVLYSALAEKGYFDKELLKTLRQYGSPLQGHPDMKKLPGIEISTGSLGQGLSVANGMALSARISGQSYRTYVLMGDGELQEGQVWEAAMTAAHYKLDNICAFIDSNNLQIDGNVDKVMGVEPLDKKWEAFGWNVIKINGHNFEEILEALDKARETKGQPTMIIAKTVKGKGISFMEDVCGFHGVAPTPEETERAIKELERVAKI